The uncultured Desulfovibrio sp. genome segment GAACCAGAAGGAATTCGACCGCATCATCAAGCAGTGGGACTGCATCCTCTGCGGCGCGTGCGCCTCTGAGTGCAACAAACTCAGCGCCGACCGCAGCGACTACATGGAACCCTTTGTCTTCACCCACGCATGGCGCGTGGCCAACGATTCACGCTCCAAGGATCCCCTGCTGCACGGCAAGCCCGCCGTGGCGGGCGGCCTGTGGAACTGCGTGCATTGTCAGGAATGCGCCAACCGCTGCCCCAAGGGCATCAGCGCTGCCGATGACATTGCAGGTCTGCGTGCCCTGGTTATGGCCAAGGGCATGACCGACGGCGTTGGCCCGGCCCACGCCAAGTCGTTCTACACCGATCTGGTGGACGATTCTGGCCGCCTCAACGAAGTGCGCCTTGCCCTGCGCACCGAAGGCATCAGCACCATTGCCCGCGCGGGCATGGCTGTGACCCTGCTGCGCCAGGGCAAGATGAATCCGCTTGAGGCCTTTGGCGGCGAAACCATTGAAGGGCATGATGCCCTGGTGAAGATGATTCAGGCGGCCCATGCCGCAGAGAAGGAGTAGCCGTATGCAGACCGAATTCGCCTTTTTTCCCGGCTGCGTGCTGACTCAGGCCGCCAAGGAATCCAAGATGGCTCTTGAGGCCGTGGCCCCGAAGCTCGGCATCAAACTCAAGGAAATCCCCGGCTGGAGCTGCTGCGGCGCTTCCCAGGCTCAGGATGTTGACCCAGTGGCGACCCTGGTTGCCAACGCCCGCAACATCGCCCTGGGCGAAAAGATGGGCCTGCCCGTGCTGACCTCGTGCAGCACCTGCCTGCTCATGCTGCGTCGCGCCAAGGCAGAGCTTGACGGCGGCAAGAAGGACCGCATCAACACCTTTCTTGCCAAGGGCAACATGACCTATAACGGCACCAGCGAAGTCACCAGCCTGCTCTGGGTGCTGGCGCAAAACGCCCAGACCCTCAAGGCCAAGGTGACCAAGCCGCTTGCGGGTCTTAAAGTGGCCGCCTTTTATGGCTGTCACAGCCTGCGGCCCGAATCCGCCCTTGGCTTTGAAAGCTCGGTGAATCCTTCGAGCTTTGAAACCGTGGTTGCCGCCCTTGGCGGTCAGACGGTTCCCTTTGCCAAGCGGCTGGACTGCTGCGGCTTCCACGCCGTGTATCCGGCGGAAAAATCCGTCATGCGCATGACCAGCCAGATTGTGGACAGCGCGGCAACTTCCGGCGCGGCCTGCATTGTAACCCCCTGCCCGCTCTGCCAAATGCAGCTCGACATTTATCAGGAAGCAGCGCAGGATATAGCCAAGTCGAAAGCCCGTGTGCCCGTGCTGCACCTTTCGCAGCTGGTGGGCCTTGCCCTGGGTATTCCCGGCAAGGAACTGGGCCTTGACTACAACGTGATTGACGCCACCAAGATGGGCTAAACAGCCCTGAAATAGTGACAAAAGGCGGCCCCTACCCCTGGCCGCCCCATGCGCGCCCCCTCTCGTGTCCCTACCCGAGAGGGGGTTGCGCATTGCTGAGGCAGATTAACACTTGAAGGTCAGCTTACTCGCAAGCTGGCAACTATTTCGTAGTCTGACTGCTCAAAAAGATGGCGCATGCGCAGCAACGGACATCGCAGTGCGCATGCGCTCCGGCGCAGGACAGGCCTTACGCCAGTCTGGCGATGCGGCACAGATCGCCAAAACCTTCCGCAAGGGTGGGGTGCGCGTGAATGGTGCTGGCCACATCCTCGACACTTGCCCCCATATGGATTGCCAGCGCCGCCTCGGCTATGAGGTCTGTGGCATGCGGGCCGCAAATATGCGCTCCCAGGATTGCCTGGCTTTCCGCATCAATGACCAGTTTGAACATCCCGGCGATTTCGCCCATGGCGTGCGCCTTGCCCAGCTCGCGCACATGCAGTCGGACGCAACACACATTGCGCCCTTTTGCCAGCGCCTGCGCTTCAGAAAGCCCCACGCAGCCGATCTCCGGCGTTGTGAAAATAGCCGAGGGCACAAGGGAATAATCACACGGCGTTGCCTGCTGCCCCAGGTTTTCGACCACGCATTCCGCCTCTGCGGCGGCCATATGGGCCAGCATGATTTTTCCCGGGCCAAGAATGTCGCCAATGGCGTATACGCCTGGCACGGACGTTTCAAGAAAGGCATCGGTCTGCACCCAGCCGCGCGCGTCACATGCCACGCCTGCCGTCTCCAGCCCCAGTCCCTCCGTATCCGGCACGCGCCCAACAGTGACAAACACGCTTTCCACCTCAAGCGGAGGCGGCACGGATGAGCGCTCACCGCTGGCGGCTTCTGTATGCAGGCGCACTACACCGTCGCCCACTTCGGCCCGGCTGACAGTGACGCCCGTTTCGACCTTTATTCCCGCTTTTTTCAGTTCGCGGTGCAGCAGCTTGCTGATTTCTTCATCAACCGCAGGCAAGGGCAACAGACGGTTCTGCCCTTCAACTACCGTAACCTCAGCGCCAAATGCCCTGAAAATGCAGGCCATCTCGCAGCCTATCACGCCACCCCCCACAATGCAGATACTTGCGGGAACACGATCCAGATTCAGAACGTCGTCGCTGGTCAGGATGTGGCGCTTGTCTGTGGGCAAGGCGGGTAGTTCCAGGGGCCTTGAGCCAACCGCAAGAATGACGGCATCACCGTCAATCCGCTGTGTGCCTCCATCCTTTGCCGTCACCAGCACCTCTTTGGCGCTGACAAGGCGGCCCCTGCCCCTGGCCACAGCCACATTCAGGTGTGCGCAGGATTTTTCCAGCCCCTGAGCCAGCAGCCGGATAACACGGTTTTTGCGCTCCAGAAGGAGGGCCATATCAATGGCTGCCTGTGATGAGCCCGTAACGGCGAATTCGCTCATGTGTCGGAACTTGTCCAGAATATCTGCGGAACTTTTGAACGTCTTGGTGGGAATGCAGCCGGAATTGAGGCATGTGCCGCCAATGGCTTCGCTTTCCACAAGCGTTACGTCATGACCGGCGCGGGCCGCTGCAAAGGCCGCCGTATATCCGGCAGGGCCGCTGCCGATGATGGTCAGTTTTTTCATTCGATCATCCTCGCGCATATTTTAAGGCACCGAAAGCTAACTGTTTTGCGGCAGCAACTGGCCGTACTGCGCTGCGCGCAGCAGAGCATGCAAACCTGCCGGAGCTTCGGGCCGTACGCGCGCGATCCAGCCTTTGCCGTAGCAATCCTGGTTTATCAGAGCAGGGGAATCTTCCAGATCGCCGTTGACCGCAATGACGGTTCCGGTAATCGGCGCAAACAAGGCGCTGACGGTCTTCATGGATTCCAGCGAGCCGAATTCTTTTTCGGCTTCCAGCTGCGCGCCAACGTTGGGCACGTCCGCATAGACAACTTCTTCAAGCTGGCTTTGGGCAAAGTCCGTAATGCCCAGCACCAGTTCATCTCCCTCTTGCCGCACCCAGATATGCTCCGGGGTATAAAACAGATCTTCTGGCAAGTTATACTGAGGCATACTGTCTCCTGTACACGGGGCCGGGAAGTTCGCGAACTTCCCGGCCCCATCGATGTGGTGGGGAACTGCCTGTCGCAATGGCAAAAAGCGTCGGCAGTTCCGCTGTTCCGCCTCAACTAGGCCGATGCGGTCGGCAGAGGGTAGGCGTGGTGTTCGCCGTTGACCACAAAGCTGTAGTTGATGCGGCTCGCCACCTTGAGCATATTGGCTACGGAGCAATATTTGACGGCTCCAAGCTCAAATGCGCGCACAAATTTTTCCAGGGTGACGCCTTCGCCGCTGACTGTGTATTCCACATTGATTTCCGTAAATATCTGCGGAATTTCTTCGCGGCGCACAGCATCGGCAGAGATTTTGAATTCTGTGAAGGGAACACGCATTTTGTTGAGGGCATGGCCCACTTCAATGCCCGTGCAGCCCGCCAAAGAAATAAGCAGCAGCTCCATGGGGCGTACGCCTTCGTTATTGCCGCCATATATGGCAGAGGCATCCATAATCACAGGGCGGTTATCGGAATCCCTTCCTTCAAACAGCATGTTCCCTTTCCATTCAACGTTAATCATAGGCATGGTAAACCCCTTTAAGATATTATCGCTTTAAATGCATGCTGGCGCCTAAGCATCTATGCATGTTCGCCGTGCGGGCATTTGGCAGCGCAAATTTTTGTAACGACCGCTCTAGCGGGCAGATGCTTGTTGACGTTCCGTACTGACAATGAGGGCAATCCAGACAAGAAGAACAAGCAGAAAAGCCGTCATGCCCCAAAGGCCTGTGGCATAGAGCCACCCGCCAGCCGAAACCAGGCAGACAAGCAAGGCCAGAGCTACCAACAGCGCCGCATTGCGCAGCATGGCGGCTCCGCCCTGCGGCGTGATGACGCTCCAGCCGCGTTCAGCCAGAGAAACTACTGTCATACCAATAATATTGGCGGCCATGGCCACCCACACGGGATGTATCTTGAGATAGAAGCTGTTGACGGCCCAACCGCCCATCCAGTTCCACACAAGGCCAGCGCCGCAACCAGCCACAAGGGCGGTGACAGCGGCACGGGGCGTGGCAACGCCCCAGAACAGGGCTGCGACCATGGGAGCAAAGGTTGCACCGTTGCGGGCCGTCCAGGCGAAGATGTTCCACCACGCGGCCTGTTCAGAACGCAGATAGCCAAACAGAATCATGAGCGCCGTCAGCGCCAGCAGTGATATGCGGGTAAAATGCACCAGCTTGGCGTCTGACGCTTCAGGGAACAGGGCCGAGCCGACATCTCTGCCAAGGCTGGTTGCGCCGGAGAACTGGCACGGAGCGCCCCAGCCAAGGGCGCAGGCCCAGATGCCCAGCGTGAACATGCCAACCATGGGGGCGGGCAGGGTTTCCATAAGATATTTGGGGACAGCCACAAGGCCGCGCGCATTGCCGGGCATGGTGATAGCCGCAGCAACGCCCACAAGAACACCCATGACAATGAAGATGATGTTGAATCCACCAGCGATCAGCAGGCCCTTGCGCCCTTCGTCCGCTGTTTTGCACGACAGGGCCATCTGGAATGCGGCTTGCGCCAGCAGCACGTTGATCAGGAATGTGCCAAACCAGGCCAGAATGGTTTGCAGGCCAACGCTGGTCAGGCTGCCGTACTTGGCGTTTGTCTCCAGAAACGTTGCCAGCGCGCCGTAGCCCGGATTGACACCAATGGCATAAATGGCCACCGCAAACATGCCCATGAACACAAAAAAGTTCGCAGTCTGGGTCATGGCCACAGACCACATGCCGCCAGCACTCAAAAAAACATACATAAGCGCCGCGGTAATAACGACCGAGGCAAGCATGTCCAGCCCTGTGAGGGCGTTGATGCACGAGGCGAAAGCAAGCGCCGTAGCCACAGACCACATGGGAAACGTGATGGCCGTGATGGCTCCGGCTATACCCTTTGCCGTGCGTCCGTATTTATCGCCAATGAGGCCAGAAATGGTGACCATCATTCTTTTGCGGAACGGCCCGATCAACACCAGTGCGATGATGAGCACGTGGGTCAGTTCCGCAACGCCGTACCAAATTGCTGAAATACCTGTAAAATATGAAAGTTCGAGGATTGCGATATAGGTTGAGCCTGAAAAGAGGCCTGTAATGCAAAAGGCCACGGTCCATCGGCTGAACTTGCGCCCGCCCACAAAAAAATCTTCGCCCGCCTTGGCCTTTTTCTTGGCTATCTGGCTCATGACAATGAGCAGGAGCGTATACGCGAGTGCAAGGCCGAACATCCAAAAAGCCGAAGATGACATATAAACTCCTCATCATAACGGATGATTTTGCCGCTGTCTGGCGGCGGAACGGCAAGGGTAAAGCCCGTGCGCATGGGCTGTACGGCTGACCGCTGCAGCCTGCTTTTCTCTATCTCAGGCGCGCACCGACCGGGCCCGTGGCGGCAACTGCGACTGAACGTTCTCGTGACTGTGCTTGTACAGCATCACTTCACCAAAGCCTTTCTATTGTGAGCCTGTCTTAGCAATGTTTGTTCCAAAAAGTTTTATCTTGATTATCAAATAGATATAAAAAAGCCCGCGTATACTTCGCGGGCCTCGCTGCGCACAATGCTCAGCAAATGAAATATATAACAATTTGTTTTAATTGAGTTAATAATTTTGAAGGCAACCCCTGGCCTGTGTCGAAACAATGGTTCAAAATCAAACCATGCGGTTCATTTTTAAACCACCGTCAGAACGTAGCCCTTTCACAGGAAAACGGCACCGGAACTCGTGCTGATAACGTCATACAGCAAAAGGCCACGCCAAGTGGTTCATTCCTGAACCGAAAGGCCGTGCTCCCGCATTTTACGCAACAGCGTGGGGTGGGATATGCCCAGCTTGCGCGCGGCGGCGCGGATGCTGCTTGTGGCGGCAAGTCCGCTTTCGATGCACTGGCGTTCAAACATCTTGATCTGGTCACGCATGTTGCCAGCACCGGCAACTGCAGCCCTGCCAGCCGGAGCAATACTCTCCCACACTGATGCACAATGCCCGGCGGAAAAACTGGCAATGGTCAGCCTTTCCACAAAATTCCCCAGTTCGCGCACATTGCCCGGCCAGGGATAGGCCAGGAGCATCTGCTCTTCTTCTGGCCCGATCATGCACCGGGTAGAATACTTTTTGCTGAAACTGGCAAGAAAATGCTGTGCAAGCGGCAGGATGTCTTCCGGCCTTTCACGCAGGGGCGGCACCGCAAGCGGAATCACATTGAGACGATAATACAGGTCTTCACGAAAGGTGTTTTCCCGCACCATTTTAAGCAGATCCCTGTTTGTCATGGCAATGATGCGCACATTGAGGTGGACAGGCTTACGCCCGCCGATGCGATAGATCACACCCTCCTGAAGGGCGCGCAGCAG includes the following:
- the sdhE gene encoding 8-methylmenaquinol:fumarate reductase membrane anchor subunit, yielding MQTEFAFFPGCVLTQAAKESKMALEAVAPKLGIKLKEIPGWSCCGASQAQDVDPVATLVANARNIALGEKMGLPVLTSCSTCLLMLRRAKAELDGGKKDRINTFLAKGNMTYNGTSEVTSLLWVLAQNAQTLKAKVTKPLAGLKVAAFYGCHSLRPESALGFESSVNPSSFETVVAALGGQTVPFAKRLDCCGFHAVYPAEKSVMRMTSQIVDSAATSGAACIVTPCPLCQMQLDIYQEAAQDIAKSKARVPVLHLSQLVGLALGIPGKELGLDYNVIDATKMG
- a CDS encoding succinate dehydrogenase/fumarate reductase iron-sulfur subunit encodes the protein MPTIIIDRFDGKNSFEQSYKLDPADVEGKTVLNTLLFIKQTQDPTLNFTASCRCAICGACAVRVNGHAILACDTKMDDLAKTYGSETLHISPLANFTVISDLVVDWEPAMENLRRVHPGMVAKSEFSMKEGCRQNQKEFDRIIKQWDCILCGACASECNKLSADRSDYMEPFVFTHAWRVANDSRSKDPLLHGKPAVAGGLWNCVHCQECANRCPKGISAADDIAGLRALVMAKGMTDGVGPAHAKSFYTDLVDDSGRLNEVRLALRTEGISTIARAGMAVTLLRQGKMNPLEAFGGETIEGHDALVKMIQAAHAAEKE
- a CDS encoding OsmC family protein, translated to MPMINVEWKGNMLFEGRDSDNRPVIMDASAIYGGNNEGVRPMELLLISLAGCTGIEVGHALNKMRVPFTEFKISADAVRREEIPQIFTEINVEYTVSGEGVTLEKFVRAFELGAVKYCSVANMLKVASRINYSFVVNGEHHAYPLPTASA
- a CDS encoding sodium:solute symporter produces the protein MSSSAFWMFGLALAYTLLLIVMSQIAKKKAKAGEDFFVGGRKFSRWTVAFCITGLFSGSTYIAILELSYFTGISAIWYGVAELTHVLIIALVLIGPFRKRMMVTISGLIGDKYGRTAKGIAGAITAITFPMWSVATALAFASCINALTGLDMLASVVITAALMYVFLSAGGMWSVAMTQTANFFVFMGMFAVAIYAIGVNPGYGALATFLETNAKYGSLTSVGLQTILAWFGTFLINVLLAQAAFQMALSCKTADEGRKGLLIAGGFNIIFIVMGVLVGVAAAITMPGNARGLVAVPKYLMETLPAPMVGMFTLGIWACALGWGAPCQFSGATSLGRDVGSALFPEASDAKLVHFTRISLLALTALMILFGYLRSEQAAWWNIFAWTARNGATFAPMVAALFWGVATPRAAVTALVAGCGAGLVWNWMGGWAVNSFYLKIHPVWVAMAANIIGMTVVSLAERGWSVITPQGGAAMLRNAALLVALALLVCLVSAGGWLYATGLWGMTAFLLVLLVWIALIVSTERQQASAR
- the lpdA gene encoding dihydrolipoyl dehydrogenase yields the protein MKKLTIIGSGPAGYTAAFAAARAGHDVTLVESEAIGGTCLNSGCIPTKTFKSSADILDKFRHMSEFAVTGSSQAAIDMALLLERKNRVIRLLAQGLEKSCAHLNVAVARGRGRLVSAKEVLVTAKDGGTQRIDGDAVILAVGSRPLELPALPTDKRHILTSDDVLNLDRVPASICIVGGGVIGCEMACIFRAFGAEVTVVEGQNRLLPLPAVDEEISKLLHRELKKAGIKVETGVTVSRAEVGDGVVRLHTEAASGERSSVPPPLEVESVFVTVGRVPDTEGLGLETAGVACDARGWVQTDAFLETSVPGVYAIGDILGPGKIMLAHMAAAEAECVVENLGQQATPCDYSLVPSAIFTTPEIGCVGLSEAQALAKGRNVCCVRLHVRELGKAHAMGEIAGMFKLVIDAESQAILGAHICGPHATDLIAEAALAIHMGASVEDVASTIHAHPTLAEGFGDLCRIARLA
- the gcvH gene encoding glycine cleavage system protein GcvH, whose amino-acid sequence is MPQYNLPEDLFYTPEHIWVRQEGDELVLGITDFAQSQLEEVVYADVPNVGAQLEAEKEFGSLESMKTVSALFAPITGTVIAVNGDLEDSPALINQDCYGKGWIARVRPEAPAGLHALLRAAQYGQLLPQNS